A single region of the Pseudomonas sp. VD-NE ins genome encodes:
- a CDS encoding efflux RND transporter periplasmic adaptor subunit — MDKKLMVVAVATLALGIAIGSQWSGNASIDAHADEASEHADHAEEGAAAEHAEEGHIELSAEQITAAGIQLAEAKAQNISLGLPFPGEVRFDEDRTAHVVPRVPGVVESVAVNLGQAVKKGQLLAVIASQQISDQRSEQAAAQRRLALARITYEREKKLWQDKISAEQDFLQARQALQEAEIAVSNARQKISVLSGSVVATGGNRYELRAPFDGVVVEKHLTPGEVVDEATAAFTLSDLSRVWVTFGVSPKDLNKVQVGKAVTVSAPELNAEVVGSVAYVGSLLGEQTRTATVRVTLENPQGSWRPGLFVTALVATDSREAKVAVPETAIQTVEDKPTVFVRTDDGFEARAVELGSRAAGHVEITQGLEPGAQVASAGSFVLKSELGKASAEHSH, encoded by the coding sequence ATGGATAAAAAACTGATGGTGGTCGCGGTGGCGACGTTGGCGCTGGGCATTGCTATCGGCTCGCAGTGGTCAGGTAACGCAAGCATCGACGCGCATGCCGACGAGGCTTCCGAGCATGCCGATCACGCTGAAGAAGGCGCAGCGGCTGAACATGCCGAAGAAGGGCACATTGAGTTGAGCGCCGAACAGATCACGGCTGCCGGTATTCAACTCGCCGAAGCAAAGGCGCAGAACATCAGCCTCGGCCTGCCGTTCCCCGGCGAAGTGCGCTTCGACGAAGACCGCACCGCCCACGTCGTGCCGCGCGTCCCGGGCGTGGTCGAGTCGGTGGCGGTCAACCTCGGGCAAGCCGTGAAGAAGGGCCAGTTACTGGCGGTGATCGCCAGTCAGCAGATATCCGATCAGCGCAGTGAGCAAGCCGCCGCGCAACGTCGTTTGGCCTTGGCGCGCATCACTTATGAACGGGAGAAAAAGCTCTGGCAGGACAAAATCTCTGCCGAACAGGATTTCCTCCAGGCGCGCCAGGCACTGCAAGAAGCCGAGATCGCCGTGAGCAATGCGCGGCAAAAGATCAGCGTGCTCAGCGGCAGCGTGGTCGCCACCGGCGGCAATCGCTATGAACTGCGGGCACCGTTCGATGGCGTGGTGGTGGAAAAACACCTGACGCCGGGCGAGGTGGTCGATGAAGCTACGGCGGCCTTCACCCTCTCGGATCTGTCGCGAGTGTGGGTAACGTTCGGCGTTTCGCCGAAGGATCTGAACAAGGTTCAAGTAGGCAAAGCGGTCACCGTCAGCGCCCCGGAACTCAACGCGGAAGTGGTCGGCAGCGTGGCTTACGTCGGCAGTTTGCTCGGCGAGCAAACCCGCACTGCGACCGTTCGCGTCACCCTGGAAAACCCGCAAGGCTCGTGGCGCCCCGGTCTGTTCGTCACCGCGCTGGTGGCGACCGACAGCCGCGAAGCGAAAGTCGCCGTACCGGAAACCGCGATCCAGACCGTCGAGGACAAGCCCACGGTGTTCGTTCGCACCGACGACGGTTTCGAAGCCCGCGCGGTAGAACTGGGCAGTCGCGCCGCCGGCCATGTGGAAATCACTCAAGGCCTGGAACCGGGCGCGCAAGTCGCCAGCGCTGGCAGCTTCGTCCTCAAATCGGAACTGGGCAAAGCCTCAGCCGAGCACAGCCACTGA
- a CDS encoding co-regulatory protein PtrA N-terminal domain-containing protein produces MKLAQLSTFAAALAISSVALAEGGGDRTFERMMTSHDRSMELFVAKEKAAGNPVVVNDKKDDKTRDL; encoded by the coding sequence ATGAAACTTGCCCAACTCAGTACCTTCGCAGCCGCTCTGGCGATCTCTTCTGTGGCCCTGGCCGAAGGCGGCGGCGACCGCACTTTCGAACGGATGATGACCAGCCATGACCGCTCCATGGAACTCTTCGTCGCCAAGGAAAAAGCCGCCGGCAACCCGGTGGTCGTCAACGACAAGAAGGACGACAAAACCCGCGACCTGTAA
- a CDS encoding RNA-directed DNA polymerase, which translates to MSFNLDDLGLAYRKAKVDLFYSSNPDLLAIADYEENLSDNLNLLSDLLNGKSQKWVEQPEFIGGWTLATKSISWPGRKEFQEKNGTGLKFSSPAQDWDYTYKLLTENNKRSKPNAEFRVMAQCSLDFHVLSALWMLKVGHQYDAKLTRCAFGNRLRRTQDGKQINPLSLGSFSPYLKPFRSWRDNGISAMRSALDSNKKIVALTADVSSFYHELQPGFMLDKYFLDDVLSLNLTEDESKLNQLFIKALEAWAASTPLKKGLPVGLPASAVVANMALVELDRIIEQQVAPLYYGRYVDDILLVMEDGAHFHSADELWSWLFERSDGMLAWNNTSKDKKICFQPRYFKSGKNKSNIFFANSKNKIFMLAGEPGRTLVNTIAYQIYERASEWRAMPKLPSSAEHVGTDMLAATQNDGEAADNLRKADALTMRRAGFAIKLRDFEAYERDLRPDAWQAHRRAFLRAFTQHVLVLPDFFELSIYLPRVIRLATACEDFRELRKIINALEKLRSDVWSNCKTSIKAWPENEPSMNHTLVTTRWDSQLSKTVFESIIAAFPPKLSKSGRQSWKDNMIDYHPGNTVGLNRPWLSSVKEFQREQARLFSFDLAHMPFRFIGLSKEMVAQRGIPNRRVGSIQDTSAELLPFSVLHGASLLAKLVKLNGLPRGLLFATRPFNLAELCAVSNSVYLKDSHEDLQDIVLALRGFKLNDKMPYMSKREVLRIPDGHAPSKYRIAVSSWQTRLDSWAASVTKESDPDIQRYSRLNRLLDSVISSPEKSRYLILPELALPPLWFFRIARKLQLCGISLISGVEYLHTEDSKVRNQVWAALSHDGLGFPSTMIYRQDKQRPALHEERELHRLAGLKMKPERTWSKPPIIEHGEFRFALLVCSELTNISYRSALRGKVDALFVPEWNQDTETFNALVESAALDIHAYVIQCNDRQYGDSRIRAPFKDSWKRDVLKVKGGITDYCVIGEIDINSLRQFQSNHRSPSGPFKPVPDGFKICKHRKVLPK; encoded by the coding sequence ATGAGTTTTAACCTAGATGACCTTGGACTGGCCTATCGAAAAGCCAAAGTAGATTTGTTTTACTCCTCAAACCCTGACCTCTTAGCAATAGCAGACTACGAGGAAAACCTTTCCGATAATTTGAATTTGCTGTCGGATTTACTGAATGGAAAAAGCCAGAAATGGGTTGAACAGCCCGAGTTCATCGGTGGCTGGACTCTTGCGACAAAGTCAATTTCTTGGCCAGGCCGAAAGGAGTTTCAGGAAAAAAACGGAACAGGACTTAAATTCTCATCTCCGGCGCAGGATTGGGACTACACATACAAATTATTAACAGAAAACAACAAACGTTCAAAGCCTAACGCGGAGTTCCGCGTGATGGCCCAGTGCAGTCTTGATTTCCACGTACTCTCGGCTCTGTGGATGCTCAAAGTAGGCCACCAATATGATGCAAAGCTTACTAGGTGTGCCTTTGGCAATCGCCTACGCCGCACGCAAGATGGTAAACAGATCAATCCGCTATCCTTAGGCTCCTTCTCTCCCTATTTAAAGCCATTTCGAAGCTGGCGAGACAACGGTATATCGGCAATGCGCTCTGCATTGGACTCAAACAAAAAAATTGTAGCACTGACTGCCGACGTCAGCTCTTTTTATCATGAACTCCAACCTGGATTCATGTTAGACAAATATTTCCTAGATGATGTGCTTTCACTCAACCTTACAGAAGACGAAAGCAAGCTTAATCAATTATTCATCAAAGCCTTAGAGGCTTGGGCCGCCTCAACCCCGCTAAAAAAGGGACTTCCAGTTGGATTGCCCGCATCTGCCGTCGTCGCTAACATGGCGTTGGTAGAACTGGATCGTATAATTGAGCAACAAGTCGCCCCACTATATTACGGCCGCTATGTAGATGACATTTTACTTGTAATGGAAGATGGTGCACACTTTCATTCAGCGGATGAGCTATGGAGTTGGCTATTCGAGCGCTCCGATGGAATGCTCGCATGGAATAATACTAGCAAGGATAAAAAAATCTGTTTTCAACCCAGATACTTTAAATCTGGTAAAAATAAGAGCAACATATTTTTCGCCAACTCAAAAAACAAAATTTTCATGTTGGCTGGTGAACCAGGAAGGACGCTAGTTAATACAATTGCCTATCAGATTTACGAGAGAGCGAGCGAATGGCGTGCAATGCCAAAGCTACCGAGCTCCGCTGAACACGTTGGAACAGATATGCTGGCTGCAACCCAAAATGACGGGGAAGCTGCTGACAATCTGCGTAAAGCGGATGCGTTAACAATGCGTCGTGCGGGATTCGCGATTAAATTGCGTGATTTTGAAGCTTATGAGCGTGACTTACGGCCTGACGCTTGGCAAGCACACCGAAGAGCCTTTCTACGCGCATTTACCCAACATGTTCTAGTTCTACCTGACTTCTTCGAACTGTCTATATATCTTCCCCGTGTAATACGATTAGCCACAGCATGCGAGGATTTTCGCGAACTACGAAAAATAATTAACGCCCTTGAAAAGCTGCGATCCGACGTTTGGTCTAATTGCAAAACCAGCATTAAGGCATGGCCTGAAAATGAGCCATCAATGAATCACACTCTTGTTACCACACGATGGGATAGCCAACTATCTAAAACTGTTTTTGAAAGCATAATAGCTGCATTCCCACCTAAACTTTCAAAAAGTGGGCGCCAAAGTTGGAAAGACAACATGATAGATTACCATCCGGGTAATACTGTTGGTCTGAACAGACCTTGGTTGTCATCTGTCAAAGAATTCCAACGTGAGCAAGCTCGGCTTTTTTCATTCGACTTAGCTCATATGCCGTTCCGGTTTATTGGCTTATCAAAAGAAATGGTTGCACAAAGAGGCATACCCAACCGTCGCGTAGGCTCGATACAAGACACCTCGGCTGAATTACTTCCTTTCAGTGTATTACATGGCGCTTCGCTTCTTGCCAAACTGGTAAAACTCAATGGTTTACCTCGCGGCCTTCTCTTTGCAACACGACCTTTCAATCTTGCGGAATTGTGTGCAGTCAGCAACAGCGTTTATTTGAAGGATAGCCATGAAGACCTGCAGGACATTGTTCTAGCGCTTCGAGGTTTCAAGTTGAACGACAAAATGCCTTATATGAGTAAACGAGAAGTTCTACGAATTCCGGATGGCCATGCCCCTTCTAAATATCGTATTGCCGTGTCGAGCTGGCAGACCAGACTTGATAGCTGGGCAGCTTCGGTAACCAAGGAATCCGATCCTGACATACAGAGGTATTCTCGCCTAAATCGCTTGCTAGACAGCGTAATATCTAGCCCAGAAAAAAGTCGATATTTGATTCTCCCTGAACTAGCGCTACCACCTCTCTGGTTTTTTCGTATCGCAAGAAAGCTACAACTCTGTGGTATTTCTTTGATCTCTGGTGTTGAGTACCTGCACACTGAAGATTCAAAAGTACGCAACCAAGTCTGGGCCGCACTTTCTCATGACGGACTAGGCTTTCCTTCTACTATGATATATCGACAAGACAAGCAGCGCCCAGCACTGCATGAAGAGCGAGAACTTCATCGCCTAGCTGGTTTAAAAATGAAGCCGGAAAGAACTTGGAGCAAACCCCCAATCATTGAACACGGCGAGTTCCGATTTGCACTTTTAGTTTGTAGCGAGCTAACAAATATTAGTTACCGTAGCGCTTTAAGAGGAAAGGTCGACGCGTTATTCGTGCCAGAATGGAATCAGGACACCGAGACATTTAATGCACTAGTCGAATCTGCTGCACTGGATATTCACGCCTACGTAATCCAGTGTAACGATCGGCAATATGGTGATAGCCGAATTCGAGCTCCTTTTAAAGATAGTTGGAAACGTGATGTTCTTAAAGTTAAAGGAGGCATCACCGACTACTGCGTAATCGGCGAAATTGATATTAATTCACTTCGACAGTTCCAAAGCAATCACCGCTCGCCGAGTGGACCATTCAAGCCGGTGCCGGACGGGTTCAAAATCTGCAAACATCGAAAAGTCTTGCCGAAGTGA
- a CDS encoding DUF2790 domain-containing protein, producing the protein MKVLKLIAFAAVMAMSVNVLAEGGGDRTFERALSANAKAMEQYAANQGKAPPVVKDYEYGMKLDVVKVVSVVKPQAACNVVPTAMTYEDSKGQLNTIKYSVMGVCRNGGS; encoded by the coding sequence ATGAAAGTACTCAAGTTGATCGCATTCGCCGCTGTCATGGCGATGTCGGTGAATGTGCTGGCTGAAGGTGGCGGTGATCGCACTTTCGAACGTGCGCTCAGCGCCAACGCCAAAGCGATGGAACAGTACGCCGCCAACCAGGGCAAAGCGCCGCCGGTGGTGAAGGATTACGAATACGGAATGAAGCTGGACGTGGTCAAGGTGGTGAGCGTGGTGAAGCCGCAGGCTGCGTGCAATGTCGTGCCGACCGCGATGACCTACGAGGATTCCAAAGGCCAGCTCAACACCATCAAGTACAGCGTGATGGGCGTGTGTCGGAACGGCGGGAGCTGA
- a CDS encoding CusA/CzcA family heavy metal efflux RND transporter, which translates to MFERLIQFAIEQRIIVLLAVLLMAGLGIASYQKLPIDAVPDITNVQVQINTGAAGFSPLETEQRITFPIETAMAGLPALEQTRSLSRSGLSQVTVIFKDGTDLFFARQLVNERLQIAKEQLPEGAEAVMGPISTGLGEIFLWTVEAKEGALKDDGTSYTPTDLRVIQDWIIKPQLRNVPGVAEINTIGGFAKEYQIAPDPKRLAAYKLTLTDLVTALERNNANVGAGYIERSGEQLLIRAPGQVASTEDIANIVMANVDGTPIRVKNVATVEIGRELRSGAATENGREVVLGTVFMLIGENSRTVSQAVASKLEQINKSLPVGVIAVPVYDRTHLVDKAIATVKKNLIEGAILVIAILFLFLGNIRAALITAMVIPLSMLFTFTGMFSNKVSANLMSLGALDFGIIVDGAVVIVENTLRRLAHAQQHHGRLLTRAERFKEVFAAAKEARRPLIFGQLIIMVVYLPIFALSGVEGKMFHPMAFTVVIALLGAMLLSVTFVPAAIALFVTGKVKEEEGAVMRGARRVYAPALAWVMSHRAIAVGAALGVIVLSGVLTSRMGSEFVPSLSEGDFALQALRVPGTSLTQSVDMQQRLEKLILAKVPEVERVFARTGTAEIASDPMPPNISDSYVMLKPKDQWPDPGKSRETLMAELQAAAATLPGSNYELSQPIQLRFNELISGVRSDVAVKVFGDDMDVLNATAAKIAAAMQKVNGASEVKVEQTTGLPVLTINIDRDKAARYGLNVGDVQDTIAVAVGGRQAGTLYEGDRRFDMVVRLSDAMRKDIDGLSALLIPVPAPLNAAANQIGFIALKEVASLDLVLGPNQVSRENGKRLVIVSANVRGRDIGSFVSEAGEVIERDVQVPAGYWTSWGGQFEQLQSAAKRLQIVVPVALLLVFGLLFMMFNNLKDGLLVFTGIPFALTGGVMALWLRDIPLSISAGVGFIALSGVAVLNGLVMIAFIRNLREEGRSLSDAIHEGALTRLRPVLMTALVASLGFIPMALATGTGAEVQRPLATVVIGGILSSTILTLLILPALYQLAHRRDEDTVPIQ; encoded by the coding sequence ATGTTCGAACGCCTGATCCAGTTTGCCATCGAGCAGCGCATCATCGTCCTGCTCGCCGTTCTGCTCATGGCCGGCCTCGGCATCGCCAGTTATCAGAAACTGCCGATCGACGCCGTGCCCGACATCACCAATGTCCAGGTGCAGATCAACACCGGCGCCGCCGGATTCTCGCCGCTGGAAACCGAGCAGCGCATCACCTTCCCGATTGAAACCGCGATGGCCGGTTTGCCGGCACTCGAACAGACCCGTTCGCTGTCGCGCTCGGGCCTGTCGCAAGTCACGGTGATCTTCAAGGACGGCACCGACCTGTTCTTCGCCCGTCAACTGGTCAACGAGCGTTTGCAGATCGCCAAGGAGCAATTGCCCGAAGGCGCGGAGGCGGTGATGGGGCCGATTTCCACCGGTCTCGGCGAGATTTTTCTATGGACGGTTGAGGCGAAGGAGGGTGCGTTGAAGGACGACGGCACAAGCTACACACCGACCGATCTGCGGGTGATTCAGGACTGGATCATCAAGCCGCAATTGCGCAACGTGCCGGGTGTCGCCGAGATCAACACCATCGGTGGATTCGCCAAGGAATACCAGATCGCGCCGGACCCGAAACGGCTGGCGGCGTACAAGCTGACCCTCACCGATCTGGTCACGGCGCTTGAGCGTAACAACGCCAACGTCGGCGCCGGTTACATCGAGCGCAGCGGTGAGCAGTTGCTGATCCGCGCACCGGGGCAAGTGGCGAGTACCGAGGACATCGCCAACATCGTCATGGCCAATGTCGACGGCACACCGATCCGCGTGAAGAACGTAGCGACAGTGGAAATCGGCCGCGAATTGCGCAGCGGCGCGGCCACGGAAAACGGTCGCGAAGTGGTGCTCGGCACCGTGTTCATGTTGATCGGCGAGAACAGCCGTACGGTGTCGCAAGCCGTCGCGAGCAAGCTTGAACAGATCAATAAATCCCTGCCTGTCGGGGTGATCGCCGTGCCGGTTTACGACCGGACGCACCTGGTCGACAAAGCCATCGCCACGGTGAAAAAGAACCTCATCGAAGGCGCGATTCTGGTGATCGCGATTCTGTTCCTGTTCCTCGGCAACATCCGCGCCGCGCTGATTACCGCGATGGTGATTCCGCTGTCGATGCTGTTCACCTTCACCGGCATGTTCAGCAACAAGGTCAGCGCCAACCTGATGAGCCTCGGCGCGCTGGACTTCGGGATTATTGTCGACGGCGCGGTGGTGATCGTTGAAAACACCCTGCGTCGACTGGCTCATGCGCAGCAGCATCACGGACGATTGTTGACCCGCGCCGAACGCTTCAAAGAAGTGTTTGCGGCGGCAAAAGAGGCGCGGCGACCACTGATTTTCGGCCAGTTGATCATCATGGTTGTCTATCTGCCGATCTTCGCCCTGAGCGGCGTCGAAGGGAAAATGTTTCACCCGATGGCGTTCACCGTGGTCATCGCTTTGCTTGGCGCAATGCTGTTGTCGGTAACCTTTGTGCCGGCGGCGATTGCGCTGTTCGTGACTGGCAAGGTCAAGGAAGAAGAGGGCGCGGTGATGCGTGGCGCACGTCGTGTTTATGCGCCGGCGCTGGCTTGGGTCATGTCCCATCGCGCAATCGCAGTGGGCGCGGCGTTGGGTGTGATTGTGCTTAGCGGCGTGCTCACCAGCCGCATGGGCAGCGAGTTTGTGCCGAGCCTCAGTGAGGGTGATTTTGCCCTGCAAGCCTTGCGCGTGCCGGGCACCAGCCTGACGCAATCGGTGGACATGCAGCAGCGTCTGGAGAAATTGATTCTGGCGAAGGTGCCGGAAGTCGAACGCGTCTTTGCCCGTACCGGCACCGCTGAAATCGCGTCCGATCCGATGCCGCCGAATATCTCCGACAGTTACGTGATGCTCAAACCGAAAGATCAGTGGCCAGACCCGGGCAAGTCCCGCGAAACCCTGATGGCCGAGCTGCAGGCTGCCGCCGCGACGTTGCCGGGCAGCAATTACGAGCTGTCGCAGCCGATTCAACTGCGCTTCAACGAACTGATTTCCGGGGTGCGCAGCGATGTCGCGGTGAAGGTGTTCGGTGATGACATGGACGTGCTCAATGCCACGGCGGCCAAGATTGCCGCAGCGATGCAGAAGGTCAATGGTGCCTCTGAGGTGAAGGTCGAGCAAACCACCGGGTTGCCGGTGCTGACCATCAACATTGATCGCGACAAGGCTGCGCGTTATGGGCTGAACGTCGGTGATGTGCAGGACACCATCGCCGTCGCGGTAGGCGGGCGGCAGGCCGGGACCTTGTATGAAGGCGATCGGCGTTTCGACATGGTTGTGCGTTTGTCCGATGCCATGCGCAAGGACATCGACGGACTGTCGGCGTTGCTGATTCCGGTGCCGGCGCCTCTGAATGCAGCGGCAAATCAGATCGGTTTTATCGCACTGAAGGAAGTCGCCAGCCTCGACCTGGTGCTCGGGCCGAATCAGGTCAGCCGCGAGAACGGCAAGCGTCTGGTGATCGTCAGCGCCAACGTGCGCGGGCGTGATATCGGCTCGTTCGTCAGCGAGGCCGGTGAGGTGATCGAGCGAGACGTGCAGGTTCCGGCCGGTTACTGGACCAGTTGGGGCGGCCAGTTCGAACAACTGCAATCGGCGGCCAAGCGCTTGCAGATCGTGGTGCCAGTGGCGCTGCTGCTGGTGTTCGGCTTGTTGTTCATGATGTTCAACAATCTCAAGGACGGTTTGCTGGTGTTTACCGGGATTCCGTTTGCGTTGACCGGTGGGGTCATGGCGCTGTGGTTGCGCGATATTCCGCTGTCGATTTCGGCGGGCGTCGGGTTTATCGCGTTGTCCGGGGTGGCGGTGTTAAACGGCTTGGTGATGATCGCGTTCATTCGCAATCTGCGCGAGGAGGGGCGTTCGCTGTCCGATGCCATTCACGAAGGTGCGCTGACGCGTTTGCGGCCAGTGTTGATGACCGCACTGGTGGCGTCGCTGGGCTTTATTCCGATGGCGCTGGCGACCGGCACAGGTGCGGAGGTGCAGCGGCCACTGGCGACCGTGGTGATCGGCGGGATTTTGTCTTCTACGATCCTGACGCTGCTGATCTTGCCGGCGCTCTATCAACTCGCCCATCGCCGGGATGAGGACACCGTTCCAATTCAATAG
- a CDS encoding OprD family porin yields MVNNSKMSLAALAVVVGAAPSMVFAEDKPEGFVEGSSLTVLNRNFYFNRDHRDGQSSPTGNGYSEAWAHAVISKFESGFTQGTVGVGVDAFAMIGLKLDTGDGRNGGRSSFDVLPVNSDGEARDEYTKVGGAAKIRAFDTVVKVGDVFPANPVVAAGDSRLLPESFRGVTATNTSIEGLSVQGGRLHAMSQPVSSDMRENFATFYAGPVNSPWIAYGGGDYALNKNLSFSLYSSRLKDAWNQYYAGAAWTYPLSDDLSLFGGLNYYKAVDEGKQLLGEFDNNIWSGRVGVKLGAHSVALSHQRNNGNDDFDYLRQSDSIFLDNSIQYSDFNSPKERSWMVRYDLDMSTYGVPGLSFMTRYARGTDADYSNANAVYMRRDAEGNPLTDQKRWERDIEVKYVVQSGSMKDLSLRLRQATTRATAFESDLDEVRVIVEYPLAIL; encoded by the coding sequence ATGGTTAACAATTCAAAAATGTCGCTGGCCGCTTTAGCGGTGGTGGTCGGCGCCGCGCCGTCCATGGTGTTTGCAGAAGACAAGCCCGAGGGCTTTGTCGAAGGCAGCAGCCTTACGGTGCTCAACCGTAACTTCTATTTCAATCGTGATCATCGCGACGGCCAGTCCAGCCCGACCGGCAACGGTTATTCCGAAGCCTGGGCGCATGCCGTGATCAGCAAGTTCGAATCCGGTTTCACCCAGGGCACCGTTGGCGTCGGGGTTGATGCGTTTGCGATGATTGGGTTGAAGCTCGACACCGGTGACGGCCGTAATGGCGGGCGCAGTTCGTTTGATGTGTTGCCGGTTAACAGTGATGGCGAGGCGCGAGACGAATACACCAAGGTCGGTGGCGCTGCGAAAATTCGGGCGTTCGATACGGTGGTCAAGGTTGGCGATGTGTTCCCGGCCAATCCAGTGGTCGCGGCGGGTGACTCGCGCTTGCTGCCGGAAAGCTTTCGAGGCGTGACGGCGACCAACACCAGTATTGAAGGTCTGTCGGTGCAGGGCGGTCGGTTGCACGCGATGAGCCAACCGGTGTCCAGCGACATGCGCGAGAACTTCGCGACCTTCTACGCAGGCCCAGTCAATTCGCCGTGGATCGCGTATGGCGGCGGCGATTATGCGCTGAACAAGAATCTCAGTTTCAGCCTGTACTCCAGTCGCCTGAAGGATGCGTGGAATCAGTATTACGCCGGTGCTGCCTGGACGTATCCGCTGTCGGACGACCTGTCACTGTTCGGTGGCCTGAACTATTACAAGGCCGTCGATGAAGGCAAACAACTGCTCGGCGAATTCGACAACAACATCTGGAGCGGCCGCGTCGGCGTGAAGCTCGGCGCCCACTCGGTCGCCCTCTCCCACCAGCGCAACAACGGTAACGACGACTTCGATTACCTGCGCCAGTCCGACTCGATCTTCCTCGACAACTCGATCCAGTACAGCGATTTCAACTCGCCGAAAGAACGTTCGTGGATGGTGCGTTATGACCTCGACATGAGCACTTACGGCGTGCCGGGCTTGTCGTTCATGACCCGTTACGCGCGCGGCACCGACGCTGATTATTCCAATGCCAACGCGGTGTACATGCGCCGCGATGCCGAGGGCAATCCGCTGACCGATCAGAAACGTTGGGAGCGCGATATCGAAGTCAAATACGTGGTGCAGAGCGGCTCGATGAAAGACCTGTCGCTACGTTTGCGCCAAGCCACAACCCGCGCCACGGCGTTCGAGTCGGATCTGGATGAAGTGCGGGTGATTGTCGAGTATCCGCTGGCGATTCTTTGA
- a CDS encoding TolC family protein, whose translation MPGLIKLTAQSRLKKTASGILLLACTSLANAAPLTLDQALQSAFAGNPELAAAQWEIGIAEGDRQQAGLIPNPEVSWEAEDTRRNSRTTTVMLSQPIELGGKRGARIDVASRAQDAAGIELERKRNALRADVIQTFNSAQTAQQRLQLSRQSLQLAEHGVRVAQGRIEAGKSSPVEGTRAQVQLSEVRLELSRAERDQANAYQQLAQVMGAPLPTSTKVQAPTQNMPAVPPPTRLLERLNETAELRLAKLQIDQREASLGLEKSQRIPDLTVSIGSQYSETERERVNVVGLSMPIPLFNRNQGNVLAAARRTDQARDLRNATELRLRTEIQTSLEQWQTANGEVTAFNKTILPAAQSAVDSATRGFEMGKFGFLDVLDAQRTLISARSQYIQAVSEATDARVRIERIFGDLNVRP comes from the coding sequence TTGCCCGGTTTAATTAAACTGACGGCGCAATCACGCCTGAAAAAAACCGCCAGCGGCATCCTGTTGCTGGCCTGTACCAGCCTTGCAAACGCAGCGCCCCTGACGCTGGATCAAGCCCTGCAAAGTGCCTTTGCCGGCAACCCGGAACTTGCCGCTGCGCAATGGGAAATCGGCATCGCCGAAGGTGACCGCCAACAGGCCGGGCTGATCCCTAATCCCGAGGTTTCCTGGGAGGCTGAAGACACCCGGCGCAATTCGCGCACCACCACGGTGATGCTCAGTCAGCCGATTGAACTGGGCGGCAAACGCGGTGCACGGATCGACGTCGCCAGCCGCGCGCAGGATGCTGCCGGCATCGAACTGGAGCGCAAGCGCAATGCCTTGCGCGCCGATGTCATCCAAACGTTCAACAGCGCGCAAACCGCGCAGCAACGTTTGCAGCTGTCCCGGCAGTCGCTGCAATTGGCCGAGCACGGTGTGCGCGTGGCGCAAGGGCGCATCGAGGCGGGTAAATCGTCGCCGGTCGAGGGCACGCGGGCGCAAGTGCAGCTCTCGGAAGTGCGCCTGGAGCTGAGCCGCGCCGAACGCGATCAGGCCAATGCATATCAGCAGTTGGCGCAAGTCATGGGCGCACCGTTGCCGACGTCGACCAAGGTGCAGGCCCCCACGCAAAACATGCCGGCCGTACCACCACCGACAAGATTGCTCGAGCGTCTGAACGAGACCGCCGAACTGCGTCTGGCCAAGTTGCAGATCGATCAGCGCGAAGCGTCATTGGGCCTGGAAAAGTCCCAGCGCATTCCCGACCTCACCGTGAGCATCGGCAGCCAGTACAGCGAAACCGAGCGCGAGCGGGTCAACGTGGTCGGGCTGTCGATGCCGATTCCGCTGTTCAACCGCAATCAGGGCAACGTACTCGCGGCCGCCCGCCGAACCGATCAGGCGCGGGATCTGCGCAACGCCACCGAGCTGCGTTTGCGCACGGAAATCCAGACCAGCCTTGAGCAATGGCAGACCGCCAACGGCGAAGTCACCGCGTTCAACAAGACCATCCTGCCCGCCGCGCAAAGTGCGGTCGACAGCGCCACGCGCGGGTTCGAAATGGGCAAGTTCGGCTTCCTCGATGTGCTCGATGCGCAACGCACATTGATCAGCGCTCGCAGCCAGTACATCCAGGCCGTCAGCGAGGCGACCGACGCCCGCGTACGCATCGAACGAATCTTCGGCGACCTCAACGTCCGCCCTTGA
- a CDS encoding DUF6124 family protein yields the protein MKKPTPNPPETDAIPDANSTSPYVSVDTRKLHEAADRALDFYLKPSAAIMSAPYIPNQMFLVNPKADTESLLANASESLASATVMLGDFAAMLGGTHRKTLLGIAQVVMLGELAVNKALDNVDPAQ from the coding sequence ATGAAAAAGCCAACCCCAAATCCCCCAGAAACAGACGCCATCCCCGACGCTAACTCAACATCCCCCTACGTTTCCGTCGACACCCGAAAACTCCACGAAGCCGCCGACCGCGCCCTCGACTTCTACCTCAAACCGTCGGCCGCCATCATGTCCGCGCCGTACATCCCCAACCAGATGTTCCTGGTCAATCCCAAAGCCGACACCGAATCATTACTGGCCAACGCCAGCGAATCCCTGGCCTCGGCCACAGTGATGCTCGGTGACTTCGCAGCGATGCTGGGCGGCACCCATCGCAAGACCCTGCTCGGTATTGCACAGGTCGTTATGCTTGGCGAACTGGCGGTGAACAAAGCACTGGATAACGTAGATCCTGCTCAATAG